GGACAGCACACCTGATTTCATCGGCTGAGAAGCACCGTTCGTCCAGCATCTCTGCTCTGGCCAACAGGGCACTGCTCACACAAACCTCACCACTCTGCGCCCTGGAAGAACTAGCTAGCAAAACCTTCAAGGGGCTCGAAGTTAGCGTGCTACAAGCAGCTGAAGGTAAATATGATGGTATTTATGGCCTTCTAATCATTATATCGATATTACTTTCATAACAGTGCAATGTACAATTTAAAGGAAACTTATTATTTTCATTTGATCTGTGAAAATATAATGAAGTGATATTGTATCTAAAAATAGGCATTGGACATTAGGTTTTAAACAAGATTGTTTGCCAGAAAATGTTACATTGTATCTCTTCTGTGCGTAATTTGGAAAGGTGAAAAATAGGCTATTCATGAATTTACCAGCTGGAATTGTGCAATTGATCTTTTTATGATGAATGAATAACATTACGCCTACGTTTATATGATGTAAAATAGGCTAATATAACTTATTTTAAAAATGATAATTGATTTGGGGTCAACAGTCTCAAAATATGTTTAAAATGTTAAAATGCTCAGTTCAACGCCCTGCAAAGCCAATTCCATAGCAGCATGAGAAATACACCAACATGTCACTGACTTaacattttatattttgtttgtgcAGGGAGAGACGGAATGACACTCTTTGGGCAAAGAAACACCCCGAAGAAGCGAAGGAAGTCCAGGACTGCCTTCACCAACCACCAAATCTACGAATTAGAGAAAAGATTCCTGTATCAGAAATATTTGTCTCCCGCTGACCGAGACCAAATCGCCCAACAATTGGGTCTAACGAACGCCCAAGTCATCACGTGGTTCCAGAACAGGAGAGCCAAACTAAAGCGAGATCTGGAAGAGATGAAGGCCGACGTGGAGTCGGCCAAAACTATAGGTGACGGTATTGTACCTCTGGAGAAACTCGCCAAGCTCGCTGACCTCGAGAAATGCGCCAACGGAACGCTCGGACATCACCCGCGAGCCGATTCTCCCGCGCAGAGCGGCGGACGAGAGTACGAGCTCGCTCGCAAGCTGCGGATGTCCCCCCTGTCGCCATTTTCAGACCACACAACAAGTAAAGAATGCTCAGAGGACGACGAAGACCTAGAAATTGATGTGGATGACTGATTGCGCAGTGGGATAATGAAATACAAAAATTACGACAAAAAGCAGTAACAATCCTTACTACGATTGTAACTTTTCCCTGCTGATATTCGTACATCATCTCAGAACATTTACTAGTCTGTTGTGACTTTTGTATCGGCACACAGATATTCACAGTAAGCATGAACAGTACAACAAATAGCCTACGCAGTGCTATATTCAATATATTCAATATTCATCAGCAGTCGGACAGTTTCCTCTTGTCTTCAAATGTCAATGAAAGCAATATGGATTTCATAATCAGAACTAAAGATAATGCTATTATTTAAGAACGTGTAATTGTCTATCAGACACACACAACTCTTTGAGttatttctctcacacacacacacacacacacacacacacacacacacacacacacacatacacacacacacacactgatccttGTTCATATCTATGTAACACCATGTCATATGCTTAAAGTATGTCCGTTCTGAAATATTTTCGATAGGTTTTGCATGTTGAAatgcatgttttgttttgttgatcATATCTATTTATTGTTCCTTTTAAATTATATCGCTTGTTTATTTTTTTGAGACATACCTTATCATACACGTAGGTCTACTCGAGTTCAGACCATTTGTATACAGCGTTTACATAATTAGCTAGTCATATTTACACCCACCAGAATCCGTATGCTGCATTGCATGATACGAAAGGCAAATTCAAAGGATCAGAAACCAAGTTATGCGTTTTATAAAGAAATTATCGAACAAAGgttataaaaatacaaaatactgcGGTGATATTTCGACATGGAGCTACAGTTACTGGACCGTATGAATATATTCATTTGTTTGGATACAATAGAGTACTCTAGGGTTGAATAGATTTGTTATGTTTTGTACACCTGTAAGTGCCTTTCTAAAATCAGGACAGTATTTGAAAACCAATGCACATTCTGTAATGTATATACTATGGAAATAAAATGGCTTTTCTCAACACGCtgtttatgtcattattatactGATAGATTATAATTTCGATatttagtcctagtaaaaatGGTGACTATATGTAGAATCAAGGGGAGGACTGAAATCCTTTATGAGGCTAATTCAATGCAGGCCTATAATTATGGACGTTTAGAGTAGCCTATTTAGCAACCATGATCCCTTATAATACTTCAATATTTTTTGTTCCATTGTATCCCATTTGTGAGGATACTCGAAACATTTTGTGGCTCAGCCATCTCACTCTCTTTCAAACTGCTAAATGCGTGTCTTGGCTTCTTGACCCGGCAACGTGTTTCCCCATTCGGGAAGAAATTTATGTGAGAATCGCAAATCTGGTGctgggggagaaaagaggggctGGGATGCCACAAAAACACAAAGTTTTGGGCCAGTTTTCCTGAGCCTTTATGGGTGTTTTTTTGTTCTGCGGGGCTGCGGGACGAGGCCATAATTTTGGGCGTAAAGCATGAAAACTGGGGACAAATGAGATGCCTTCCCCGATGTGACAAGTCACAATGAAGCCCGCCCGGTCTCCCGCAGGCAGCAATGCTGAGACAAGTGTGTCCCACCGCACAAAAAGGACTCAAACGTTTGGAGGCCATATGGTTTTTGAATTTTCCTCACAATTTCAGACAATTTGATGGATTGACTTAACCCTccttttaaactgtttaactatCCGCGAACAAAGGCCGTAATGCATACACAGGCCCTTCTCTTCACGAGGGCATCTGCGACCATTAATGTCTAGCCTCTTTTCTTTGCCTTTTTTAGCCTGGCATTTGGAACAAGTCAATGAATTACAATGAAAATGGCTCTTTTTTGTCCAGCTACTTGTCTTTCTTCCCTTTTTAGGCCCTGAAATAATATGTTTGACTTTTGTCCAGGAACGTTTTTCTAAACAACAAAATGCGGCACATTTTGTGTGAGAGTGTTTTTCATGTTAAGTAGCCCGAGTCATAAAGAGTTTAGAGTGTGACAGTTATGCCAAAGTCTAGTTAAAAGGAGTCTTTCGTTGCTTTTCTTCTCatgtctttttcttcttctcgATTTATTTCCTTTGTCTTTGCGGAGTTTAATGAAGCTGAAAACATGGGGATGTGAGAAAAAGTCATAAAGAAAAGCTTTCTTTTTGATCTAGACGAGCCTTGTTTAGCCCCCCGTCCTTTTAAGGAGGGGATTGACGCTGCTAAAGAGGGCTTTTCTTTTCAATACTTTTTGGAAGCTGTTCGCATGAGTTTTATCATCCAACTCTATTATAGCCTATAACGTCTGATATAAACAATTTGTAGACCTATAGCTTCTCATCTTTACTAAAATAAATGGGTAGTAGGCCTAAAAGGCTaatgctaataataataacaataataataaggatttctatatttgttatttttcaattagcctttttataATTATATTAGCCTTTTTAACATTGAACACCTAACCTGTGTCTGGACTTTGATCTGAATTTCAAATGAAGCTTccctaattaaaaaaataaataattcataaATCGTTACAATATTAAATAACACTGTTATTACAATGGGAATACGTAAGCTACTTATCTAAAGTAAATTATTGACTGAAATAATGTGGGAGAAACTATCAACACAAccaacacattttttaaatttatttggaTGAGGGTCGATTCTTTGAGCTTACACTGACGGTTTGACAATATTTGAATAATACGCAGCAGACTATTTCTCAAAGCCTTAATTAATTTGCTGGACAACCACATACAATTTTATTCCGATGACAATGTTAGGATACTGTAGGATTCTCCAATAATATTTGGATATGGGTAGGCTATATGaccacacgaacacacacatagGCTAAGGCTACCCACACAAACAACGGCGTGAGCATTAATGGGCTACTTGACTTGACTGCGCGCGTGGTC
This is a stretch of genomic DNA from Oncorhynchus clarkii lewisi isolate Uvic-CL-2024 chromosome 17, UVic_Ocla_1.0, whole genome shotgun sequence. It encodes these proteins:
- the LOC139369590 gene encoding transcription factor LBX1-like, with translation MTSKEVAECDAVENRRRSPLDHLPPPANSNKPLTPFSIQDILNKPSVKRSYTICGTAHLISSAEKHRSSSISALANRALLTQTSPLCALEELASKTFKGLEVSVLQAAEGRDGMTLFGQRNTPKKRRKSRTAFTNHQIYELEKRFLYQKYLSPADRDQIAQQLGLTNAQVITWFQNRRAKLKRDLEEMKADVESAKTIGDGIVPLEKLAKLADLEKCANGTLGHHPRADSPAQSGGREYELARKLRMSPLSPFSDHTTSKECSEDDEDLEIDVDD